The Coffea arabica cultivar ET-39 chromosome 3c, Coffea Arabica ET-39 HiFi, whole genome shotgun sequence genome contains a region encoding:
- the LOC113735998 gene encoding putative UPF0481 protein At3g02645 has translation MSSSFFGSTTSEQRLANQFNEHFTIYIENDASIFRVPKKVCDTKPETYAPQQIGLGAYHHLGPDLDEMNRRKLEAVKIFLKPEQYRNFKSLIVDKVKELEPSVRACYSKYLDIDGDTLAWIMSIDGVYLLHRLSTYRYKGSVDSEDRKFAQDIAMLENQMPVIVLEEILKAIQAPVEGEVQGADDDDEAGILGDTSNPHLLSYMYNLIVKNWSLGDQSPKVRILLGSARLGSALVEGAGKATQAASVAADLTGQKPLQLLASLPLQQLAALFKEDSEKGNSSIEEIHIPSASQLDASSKVQFEVWREDSGVKIMELENRVMCLPVITLNTDSEVILRNLVAYEVASASPGSTFILGGYVDFICGIIDTAKDVDLLKEKGIIESNLLSEEIAEIFNGISKCSSQRALPQLEEATQELNRIYDSTFTVRTWRFIRDNLIPSVKLLFAILVLLLLTLQSVCQVYGCSARWLGRISSI, from the exons ATGTCTAGCTCATTTTTTGGTTCAACCACGAGCGAGCAAAGATTGGCTAATCAGTTCAATGAACATTTCACCATATACATTGAAAATGATGCCTCCATCTTTCGTGTACCAAAAAAAGTATGCGACACAAAGCCAGAAACTTATGCCCCTCAGCAGATAGGCCTAGGAGCATATCATCACTTGGGGCCTGATCTTGATGAAATGAACCGCAGAAAGCTTGAGGCTGTCAAGATATTTTTGAAGCCGGAACAGTACCGGAATTTCAAAAGCCTAATTGTCGACAAGGTCAAAGAGCTTGAGCCCTCAGTACGCGCTTGCTACAGCAAGTACTTGGACATTGATGGCGATACTTTGGCATGGATCATGTCTATTGATGGTGTATATTTGCTTCATCGGCTGAGCACCTATAGATATAAAGGAAGTGTTGATTCGGAGGACAGGAAGTTTGCTCAGGACATTGCAATGTTGGAGAATCAAATGCCCGTGATTGTGCTCGAAGAAATATTGAAGGCTATTCAAGCTCCTGTTGAAGGTGAGGTGCAAGGTgccgatgatgatgatgaagctg GAATTCTTGGCGATACCTCTAATCCTCATCTTCTGAGTTATATGTATAATTTGATTGTGAAAAATTGGTCTCTTGGAGATCAGTCTCCCAAAGTTCGTATTCTTTTAGGTTCGGCTCGACTAGGTTCGGCACTAGTCGAGGGAGCTGGTAAAGCTACACAGGCTGCAAGCGTTGCAGCTGATTTGACGGGGCAGAAACCTCTGCAACTGTTAGCTAGTTTGCCACTGCAGCAGCTTGCTGCTCTTTTCAAAGAAGATTCAGAAAAAGGAAACTCTTCAATTGAAGAGATCCATATCCCATCAGCTTCCCAACTTGATGCAAGTTccaaagtacaatttgaagtcTGGCGTGAAGATTCAGGCGTCAAAATCATGGAGCTTGAGAATCGGGTAATGTGCCTCCCCGTAATTACTTTGAACACTGATTCAGAAGTGATATTACGAAACCTGGTGGCTTATGAAGTTGCCTCAGCTTCTCCTGGATCTACCTTTATACTTGGCGGATACGTGGATTTCATTTGCGGCATTATTGATACTGCAAAAGATGTAGATTTGCTCAAGGAAAAAGGAATCATAGAAAGCAATCTCCTGAGTGAAGAAATCGCAGAAATCTTCAATGGGATAAGCAAATGTAGCAGTCAGCGTGCCCTTCCTCAATTAGAAGAGGCTACTCAGGAGTTGAATAGGATTTATGACAGCACTTTCACAGTCAGAACTTGGAGATTCATAAGAGATAATTTGATTCCATCTGTCAAACTCTTGTTTGCGATATTGGTGCTTTTGCTGCTCACACTACAATCAGTTTGCCAGGTTTATGGCTGCAGTGCTCGTTGGCTTGGCAGGATCAGTTCTATATGA
- the LOC140038003 gene encoding uncharacterized protein, which translates to MYQITSQQTENIIDEIRNFQSARWICAPEAMWRIFAFDLTNIHPSVMTMHLHLQNHQSISFAENQTLDDVLANERNSRTMLTEFFSMNRTNKRAQNLNCLYKEFPKYFTWDEGDRIWMDRKRGEVIGRVNTAHPIEGERYYLRMLLMHVRKPTSFDNLKSVDGYISSTYKEATEVRGLLQVNNGFDECLSEALVYNMPSSLR; encoded by the coding sequence ATGTATCAGATCACTTCTCAACAAACTGAAAATATCATTGATGAGATTCGCAATTTCCAATCTGCTAGATGGATTTGTGCTCCTGAAGCCATGTGGAGGATATTTGCATTCGATTTAACCAATATTCATCCATCAGTAATGACAATGCACTTGCATTTACAAAATCATCAGTCGATATCATTTGCTGAAAATCAAACATTGGATGATGTTCTTGCTAATGAGAGAAATTCAAGGACAATGTTAACAGAATTCTTCTCTATGAATCGAACAAATAAGAGAGCACAGAATCTGAATTGTCTCTACAAAGAATTTCCCAAATATTTCACTTGGGATGAAGGTGATCGAATATGGATGGACAGAAAACGTGGAGAAGTCATTGGCCGTGTTAACACAGCCCACCCTATTGAAGGAGAAAGATACTACCTCAGAATGTTACTCATGCACGTAAGAAAACCAACTTCCTTTGATAACTTAAAATCTGTTGATGGTTATATATCATCTACATACAAAGAGGCAACAGAAGTTCGTGGACTGCTTCAAGTAAACAATGGTTTTGATGAATGCTTATCTGAGGCACTTGTATACAACATGCCAAGTTCATTAAGATAG
- the LOC113736001 gene encoding uncharacterized protein — MDTVIGGETSASNIGKRIILPASFIGGPRDMRRRYMDAMSLVQWYGKLDIFLTMTCNPSWPEIKKHLADEDEIQNRPNLVSRVFRAKIEQLKDDLFKKNLFGEVAAYTYVIEFQKRGLPHAHFLIILKQRSKMFSPEAYDRIVSAELPDPKESPYLHSLVLKHMVHGPCGLLNLNSPCMRQNRKCRNNYPKDFSAYTKHGRNSYPIYRRRNDGRSVIIRNYTLDNRWIVPYNAYLLAKFDCHINVKICSGIEAV, encoded by the coding sequence ATGGATACTGTAATTGGTGGTGAAACTTCTGCATCAAACATTGGAAAGCGAATTATTCTTCCAGCAAGTTTTATAGGAGGTCCTAGAGATATGCGTCGAAGATACATGGATGCTATGTCACTTGTTCAATGGTATGGAAAACTTGATATCTTCCTTACAATGACATGCAATCCATCTTGGCCAGAGATTAAAAAGCATTTAGCAGATGAAGATGAAATCCAAAATAGACCAAATTTGGTTTCTCGAGTATTCCGAGCAAAAATTGAGCAATTAAAGGATGATTTGTTCAAGAAGAATCTATTTGGTGAAGTTGCAGCTTATACTTATGTGATTGAATTCCAGAAACGAGGATTACCACATGCTCATTTTCTAATTATCCTCAAACAAAGATCGAAGATGTTTTCTCCTGAAGCATATGATAGGATTGTTTCTGCAGAGCTACCAGATCCAAAAGAGTCACCTTATTTACATTCATTGGTGCTAAAACATATGGTTCATGGACCATGTGGTCTTCTAAATCTCAATTCTCCATGTATGCGTCAAAATCGCAAGTGCAGAAATAACTATCCAAAAGATTTTTCTGCATACACTAAACATGGAAGAAACTCTTATCCTATTTACAGAAGACGTAATGATGGAAGAAGTGTTATTATCAGAAATTACACACTTGATAATCGATGGATTGTTCCATACAACGCATATCTCCTTGCAAAATTTGATTGCCACATCAATGTAAAGATATGCTCTGGTATTGAAGCAGTGTAG